One Rhipicephalus microplus isolate Deutch F79 chromosome 4, USDA_Rmic, whole genome shotgun sequence genomic window carries:
- the LOC119171736 gene encoding uncharacterized protein LOC119171736 produces MCAAQASPRTAQRRHGQTTQPEPAAVVAAGLGSHKRKQLSLAYEELTTVPYSLVEKYTSDVEVLDLSHNRLTDVRFLSHFERLHTVILDHNCLSCLSVVPMLPTLQVLWLNYNRLLSLTVFVPGLSRSCPQLRVLSLMGNELAPSFLNNGTAEQNANYRLYVIAHFPMLVFLDDRPVLDDERHKAHAVGHHISEMMHAHEATLTRNSLKGLAR; encoded by the exons ATGTGCGCAGCGCAGGCATCACCCAGGACAGCGCAGAGGCGGCACGGCCAGACGACACAACCCGAGCCAGCCGCAGTGGTGGCAGCTGGCCTGGGCAGCCATAAAAGGAAACAGCTGAGCCTGGCGTACGAGGAACTGACGACCGTGCCATACAGCCTCGTCGAAAAGTACACGTCCGACGTGGAGGTGCTGGATCTGAGTCACAACCGACTGAC GGACGTTCGCTTCCTGTCTCACTTCGAGCGGCTGCACACGGTGATTCTCGACCACAACTGCCTGAGCTGCCTGAGCGTGGTGCCGATGCTGCCGACGCTCCAGGTGCTCTGGCTCAACTACAACCGGCTGCTCAGCCTGACGGTGTTCGTGCCCGGCCTGTCCCGGAGCTGCCCACAGCTCCGCGTGCTCAGCCTGATGGGGAACGAGCTGGCGCCTTCCTTCCTCAACAATGGCACGGCCGAACAGAACGCCAACTACAG GCTGTACGTGATTGCACATTTCCCGATGCTCGTGTTCCTGGACGACCGGCCCGTGCTGGACGATGAGCGGCACAAGGCGCACGCCGTCGGCCACCACATCTCGGAGATGATGCACGCCCACGAGGCCACGCTCACTCGGAACAGTCTCAAGGGACTGGCGCGGTGA